Proteins encoded in a region of the Veillonella parvula genome:
- a CDS encoding S41 family peptidase, protein MKFDTRTVLWSLLKYIGSGIVIMWLTFWYLSGSFWGLPRLFIAYYTASQVFMTPMAKTTLYDGMLKGLIDSLGEPHSVYLNAEEYKSMKMQTSATYAGVGMVLGTDDKGLYAVSVMEDQPAFKAGIKPGDHIIAIDGQSTTEIPVEEASSRIRGEAGTTVSLDIERNGEKLHFDITRESIVLPTVKSKMLTSTVGYIRISQFAENTAEDFATQYKELQSQGMKALVLDLRDNPGGLLSTTEKISNYIMPPGTLVTVQNRSGKKDTYKSDGPDVAMPLVVLVNKGSASASEIIAGAVQDRKLGTIVGTNTYGKGTVQTIFPSLDDEGIKVTIAKYHTPSDRVIDGTGIKPDVEIDLPKGVHPSSTLDDIQIKKALELLQQ, encoded by the coding sequence ATGAAATTTGATACACGTACAGTGTTATGGAGTCTATTGAAATATATAGGCTCTGGCATTGTTATTATGTGGCTTACATTTTGGTATCTTTCCGGTTCATTCTGGGGGCTACCAAGATTATTTATAGCCTATTATACTGCGAGTCAAGTTTTTATGACACCTATGGCTAAAACTACCCTTTATGATGGTATGCTAAAGGGGTTAATTGACTCTTTGGGAGAACCGCATAGTGTTTATTTAAATGCAGAAGAATATAAATCTATGAAAATGCAAACATCTGCAACATATGCTGGTGTTGGTATGGTCCTTGGTACTGATGATAAAGGTCTATATGCAGTTAGCGTAATGGAAGACCAACCAGCTTTTAAAGCTGGAATTAAACCTGGAGACCACATTATTGCTATCGATGGACAATCCACTACTGAAATTCCGGTAGAGGAAGCATCTTCTCGTATTCGTGGCGAAGCTGGTACTACTGTATCTCTAGATATTGAACGTAATGGTGAAAAGTTGCATTTTGATATCACTCGTGAATCCATAGTTTTGCCTACTGTTAAAAGTAAAATGCTTACTAGCACAGTTGGATATATTCGTATTAGTCAGTTTGCAGAAAATACCGCAGAAGATTTTGCCACTCAATATAAAGAGCTTCAATCTCAAGGTATGAAGGCTCTTGTCTTGGACCTACGAGATAATCCAGGCGGTTTATTATCTACTACTGAAAAGATATCTAACTATATTATGCCTCCAGGTACACTCGTAACAGTACAAAATCGATCAGGTAAAAAGGATACTTATAAGTCAGATGGACCTGATGTAGCTATGCCATTGGTTGTTTTAGTTAATAAGGGCTCTGCTAGTGCATCAGAAATCATAGCAGGGGCTGTTCAAGATCGTAAATTAGGCACTATCGTAGGTACTAATACATATGGTAAAGGTACCGTTCAAACTATTTTCCCTAGTTTAGATGATGAAGGAATTAAAGTAACTATTGCTAAGTACCACACGCCAAGTGATCGTGTTATTGATGGAACAGGTATTAAACCTGATGTAGAAATCGATTTACCAAAAGGTGTACATCCATCTAGTACATTAGATGATATTCAAATTAAAAAAGCATTAGAGCTATTACAGCAATAA
- the yhbY gene encoding ribosome assembly RNA-binding protein YhbY produces the protein MTGKQKRYLRSLAATIPPVVQIGKNGLEDSVIDSARAAITARELIKVKLHNNSPEDKTIFQDLADMLGAELVQVIGFNGVLYKAKKEPKIILPK, from the coding sequence ATGACAGGAAAACAAAAACGGTATTTACGTTCATTGGCGGCTACAATACCACCGGTTGTCCAAATTGGTAAAAATGGTTTAGAGGATAGCGTTATAGATAGTGCTCGTGCAGCGATTACAGCACGTGAGCTTATTAAGGTTAAATTACATAATAATAGTCCTGAAGATAAGACAATTTTTCAAGACTTAGCAGATATGCTTGGCGCTGAACTAGTTCAAGTGATTGGTTTTAATGGTGTTTTATATAAAGCTAAAAAAGAACCTAAAATCATTTTGCCAAAATAA
- the proB gene encoding glutamate 5-kinase — translation MRSAIVNAKRIVVKVGSSTLCYTNGHLNLERIERLVRQLSDLANQGKEIILVSSGATGAGLAPLGFKEKPRDLVLKQAAAAVGQGILIHMYERMFREYGRTVGQILLTKEDSTGRHSYLNLRNTLHTLLQLNVIPIINENDVVAIEEFKIGDNDTLSATVAGIVDADLLIILSDIEGLYTANPATNPDATLIETVSEINDETYAIAGGAGSNMGTGGMYTKIKAAHMATNSGVPMVITSGEVEDSVRRVCKGEQIGTLFEAHDASLSGKHHWLAFGKRLKGSITIDDGCARAVLDKGASILPAGIIEVEGTFGPGDTISIYHDHKEIGRGLINYSIDDMKAIKGHNTNDIAEILGINTTYDEAVHRNNLVLLH, via the coding sequence ATGCGCAGCGCCATCGTTAATGCAAAACGAATTGTAGTCAAAGTTGGTAGCAGTACGCTTTGTTACACTAACGGACATTTAAATTTGGAGCGTATTGAAAGATTAGTGCGCCAATTATCAGATTTGGCTAACCAAGGTAAAGAGATTATTCTTGTTTCCTCTGGTGCTACTGGTGCAGGTCTTGCCCCTTTAGGCTTTAAAGAAAAGCCTAGAGATCTCGTATTAAAACAAGCAGCTGCTGCAGTAGGTCAAGGTATTCTCATTCATATGTACGAGCGCATGTTTCGAGAATATGGTCGAACCGTAGGGCAAATTCTTTTAACGAAAGAGGATAGTACTGGACGACATAGTTATCTTAACTTGCGTAATACATTACATACTTTATTGCAACTTAACGTTATTCCTATTATTAATGAAAATGACGTGGTTGCTATCGAAGAATTTAAAATCGGTGATAACGATACATTATCTGCTACTGTTGCAGGTATTGTAGATGCAGATTTACTTATCATTTTGTCAGATATTGAAGGCTTATATACAGCTAACCCAGCCACTAATCCAGATGCTACTTTGATAGAAACTGTTTCTGAAATTAACGATGAAACCTATGCTATTGCAGGTGGTGCTGGTTCTAATATGGGAACGGGTGGTATGTATACAAAAATTAAAGCTGCTCATATGGCAACAAATTCTGGTGTACCAATGGTTATTACCTCAGGTGAAGTAGAGGATTCTGTTCGTCGTGTATGTAAGGGTGAACAAATTGGGACACTCTTTGAAGCCCATGATGCAAGTTTATCTGGTAAACATCATTGGTTAGCTTTTGGTAAACGATTAAAAGGCTCCATTACGATTGATGACGGGTGTGCTCGCGCTGTTTTAGATAAGGGTGCTAGCATTCTGCCCGCTGGTATTATTGAAGTAGAGGGGACTTTTGGACCTGGTGATACAATTTCCATTTATCATGATCATAAGGAAATTGGTCGTGGACTTATTAATTATAGTATTGATGATATGAAGGCGATTAAAGGTCACAATACAAATGATATAGCCGAGATTCTGGGTATTAATACGACCTATGATGAGGCTGTACATCGTAATAATCTAGTTTTATTACACTGA
- the obgE gene encoding GTPase ObgE, translating to MFIDRARVFVKAGDGGDGMSSFRREKYVPNGGPSGGDGGKGADVVFKADKNINTLVDFRYKRQFKAPAGGNGESSNKHGRGSDPLIIPVPLGTVIKDEETGKIFCDLVNDGDTFVIAKGGRGGRGNARFQTSANRAPTFAEKGEPGEEFWLQLELKVLADVGLLGYPSVGKSSILRKVSKAQPEVAAYHFTTLTPVLGVVTISGDRSFVLADIPGLIEGASEGVGLGHNFLRHVERTNILIHVLDVSGMEGRDPKVDFDAINEELRKYSEKLANKKQIVALNKIDMVFDDTTIPETKKYFEDKGYEVFLINALSGEGLSELMERAYYYVENYEPEPEANDDTVVYEAKQDVEFVITRGDDAAFYITGKRIERLVAMTNLDDDQSLRRFQRIWRFMELDAKLKEKGCKDGDEVVIGDQRFTFQE from the coding sequence ATGTTTATAGATAGAGCGCGCGTCTTTGTTAAAGCTGGTGACGGTGGGGATGGTATGTCCAGCTTCCGTCGAGAAAAATACGTTCCAAATGGCGGCCCTAGTGGTGGTGATGGTGGTAAAGGTGCGGATGTTGTTTTTAAAGCTGACAAGAATATTAATACGCTTGTAGACTTTAGATATAAACGTCAGTTTAAGGCACCAGCTGGCGGTAATGGTGAAAGCTCTAATAAGCACGGTCGAGGTTCCGATCCTCTTATCATTCCAGTTCCATTGGGTACAGTAATTAAAGATGAGGAAACAGGAAAAATCTTTTGCGATCTTGTCAACGATGGCGATACCTTTGTTATTGCCAAAGGTGGTCGTGGCGGCCGTGGCAATGCTCGATTCCAAACTAGTGCTAACCGTGCACCAACCTTTGCAGAAAAGGGTGAACCTGGTGAAGAATTCTGGTTACAATTAGAGCTTAAAGTATTAGCTGATGTAGGTTTATTAGGTTATCCATCTGTTGGTAAATCTAGTATTTTGCGAAAAGTATCTAAAGCTCAACCAGAGGTGGCAGCATATCACTTTACTACACTAACACCAGTACTTGGGGTAGTTACAATTTCTGGAGATCGTAGCTTTGTTTTGGCCGATATTCCGGGCCTTATTGAAGGGGCTAGTGAAGGTGTAGGTTTAGGTCACAATTTTCTACGTCATGTTGAACGTACGAATATTTTAATTCATGTTCTAGATGTATCTGGTATGGAAGGCCGAGACCCTAAGGTCGACTTTGATGCGATTAATGAAGAGTTACGTAAATACTCTGAAAAATTGGCTAATAAGAAACAAATTGTAGCTCTCAATAAGATCGATATGGTCTTTGATGACACGACGATTCCCGAAACAAAAAAATATTTTGAAGATAAAGGCTATGAAGTATTTCTCATTAACGCCTTAAGTGGTGAAGGTTTGTCAGAGCTTATGGAACGAGCTTACTACTATGTAGAAAACTACGAACCAGAGCCTGAAGCAAATGATGACACAGTTGTATACGAAGCAAAACAAGATGTAGAATTTGTCATTACTCGTGGTGATGATGCTGCTTTCTACATTACTGGTAAACGTATTGAACGATTAGTAGCTATGACAAATCTTGACGATGATCAATCTCTTCGTAGATTTCAACGCATTTGGCGCTTTATGGAGCTTGATGCAAAATTGAAGGAAAAAGGCTGTAAAGACGGTGATGAAGTTGTAATCGGCGATCAGCGCTTTACTTTCCAAGAGTAG
- the ftsX gene encoding permease-like cell division protein FtsX, whose amino-acid sequence MKPRTIKYYFKEALKSMKRNGLMTLASISTVALSLFMLGVFLCGVINLNNMASSLENQVQLSIYLKDGLTTDQIMAVGKQIKAIPNLKHLEFVNKEQAMKEFKERLGDQQQLVNALGDVNPLPNSYVLTFDNPSDVKATAKLATTFQGVESTHYGQDIVEELFRITQVIRIGGIVLIAFLAAATLFIISNTIRLTVFARRKEIAIMKYVGATNGFIRWPFLIEGMLLGLIGAIIAVLCVGEFYHFITMEVSESLAFFPLVPMFPFFYDVALYILGGGIVVGAIGSTISLKQYMKV is encoded by the coding sequence ATGAAGCCTAGAACGATAAAATACTATTTTAAAGAAGCACTGAAGTCTATGAAACGTAATGGACTTATGACATTAGCGTCCATTTCTACAGTGGCTTTATCCTTATTTATGCTCGGTGTATTCCTTTGTGGTGTCATTAATTTGAATAACATGGCATCCAGTCTAGAAAATCAAGTACAGTTAAGTATTTACTTAAAGGATGGCTTAACAACTGATCAAATTATGGCAGTAGGAAAGCAAATTAAGGCTATACCTAACTTAAAGCATTTAGAATTTGTTAATAAAGAGCAAGCTATGAAGGAGTTCAAAGAACGCCTTGGTGATCAGCAACAATTGGTGAATGCTTTAGGTGATGTAAATCCGTTGCCTAACTCATATGTGTTAACCTTTGATAATCCTAGCGATGTAAAAGCAACTGCAAAATTAGCTACGACATTCCAAGGCGTAGAAAGTACACACTATGGTCAAGATATTGTAGAAGAGCTTTTCCGCATTACGCAAGTAATTCGTATTGGTGGGATTGTATTGATTGCTTTCCTAGCAGCTGCAACACTATTCATCATTTCAAATACAATTCGGTTGACTGTATTCGCACGTCGTAAAGAAATTGCAATCATGAAATATGTAGGTGCTACTAATGGATTTATTCGTTGGCCATTTTTGATTGAAGGCATGTTGTTAGGCTTAATTGGTGCTATCATTGCCGTTCTTTGCGTTGGTGAATTTTATCACTTCATCACAATGGAAGTTTCTGAATCATTAGCATTCTTCCCTTTAGTACCAATGTTCCCATTCTTCTATGATGTAGCCCTTTATATCTTAGGTGGCGGCATAGTAGTAGGTGCTATTGGTAGTACTATTTCTTTGAAACAATACATGAAGGTGTAA
- the ftsE gene encoding cell division ATP-binding protein FtsE gives MIEFKNVSKVYDNGSVALDDVCLTINDGEFVLVCGHSGAGKSTLFKLLTHEVVPDAGTVIVDDFDVTRMKRSKIPKLRRKLGVVFQDFRLLPNKTVAENIAFALEVIEEKPKIIKEKVSHVLDLVGLSEKANDLPEDLSGGEQQRVAIARAIVNRPTVLIADEPTGNLDPDTSKDIVELFKHINNFGTTVIMVTHNMDLVSYLNKRVIRLKDGRVQSDNMRGAEINEA, from the coding sequence ATGATTGAATTTAAGAATGTTAGTAAAGTCTATGATAATGGTTCTGTTGCATTAGACGATGTGTGTTTAACCATTAACGATGGTGAATTTGTTCTCGTTTGTGGTCACAGTGGTGCAGGGAAATCAACATTATTTAAGTTATTAACACATGAGGTAGTGCCAGATGCTGGTACTGTCATTGTTGATGACTTTGATGTTACGCGTATGAAGCGCAGTAAAATTCCTAAATTGCGGAGAAAGCTTGGCGTTGTATTCCAAGACTTCCGATTATTGCCTAATAAAACGGTAGCAGAGAATATTGCTTTTGCTCTTGAAGTTATTGAAGAAAAACCAAAAATTATTAAAGAAAAGGTGAGTCATGTATTAGACCTTGTTGGTTTATCTGAGAAGGCTAATGATTTACCAGAGGATCTTTCTGGCGGGGAACAACAACGTGTTGCTATTGCGCGTGCAATTGTTAATCGCCCAACAGTATTAATTGCTGATGAACCTACTGGTAACCTTGATCCTGATACTAGTAAGGATATTGTTGAATTGTTTAAGCATATTAACAATTTCGGCACTACCGTTATTATGGTTACCCATAATATGGATCTTGTTTCATACTTGAATAAACGCGTTATTCGTTTAAAAGACGGCCGTGTTCAAAGTGATAATATGAGAGGTGCAGAAATTAATGAAGCCTAG
- a CDS encoding transketolase — translation MATLTQDVKQLVQEKAKAIRVGIVQSVTAAKSGHPGGSLSIADVMALLYYVEMNVDPANPKAPNRDRFVLSKGHAAPALYATLAEKGYFPKEELLNLRKINHMLQGHPDMKHTPGVDMSTGSLGQGISAACGMALAGKIDNADYRVYSILGDGELEEGQVWEAAMFAGFYKLNNLTAFVDFNGLQIDGDITKVLSPLPIPEKFKAFNWNVIEVNGHDLDELHNAIETAKAFTEGPTCIIMHTVKGKGVEEMEGQAGWHGKAPSEEQGVAFVNEIMGVQ, via the coding sequence ATGGCTACATTAACACAAGATGTTAAACAATTAGTTCAAGAGAAGGCAAAAGCTATTCGCGTTGGTATTGTACAGTCTGTAACGGCAGCGAAATCCGGTCACCCAGGTGGTTCATTATCTATCGCCGATGTGATGGCCTTGTTGTACTATGTTGAGATGAATGTAGATCCAGCAAATCCAAAAGCTCCTAATAGAGATCGTTTTGTCCTTTCTAAAGGTCATGCAGCGCCTGCACTATACGCTACATTGGCTGAAAAAGGTTATTTCCCTAAAGAAGAACTCTTGAACTTACGTAAAATTAATCATATGTTACAAGGCCATCCTGATATGAAACACACACCAGGTGTAGATATGTCTACAGGTTCTTTAGGACAAGGCATTTCTGCGGCTTGTGGTATGGCATTGGCAGGCAAAATTGATAATGCAGATTACCGTGTATACTCTATTCTTGGTGATGGTGAGCTTGAAGAAGGTCAAGTGTGGGAAGCTGCAATGTTTGCTGGCTTTTATAAACTGAATAATTTGACAGCTTTTGTCGATTTTAACGGTCTTCAAATTGATGGTGATATTACTAAAGTTCTTTCTCCATTACCAATTCCAGAAAAGTTCAAAGCTTTCAATTGGAATGTTATTGAAGTTAATGGTCATGACCTTGATGAGCTTCATAATGCTATTGAAACTGCGAAAGCTTTCACAGAAGGCCCAACATGTATTATCATGCATACTGTAAAGGGTAAAGGCGTTGAAGAGATGGAAGGTCAAGCAGGCTGGCATGGTAAAGCACCAAGTGAAGAGCAAGGTGTAGCCTTTGTTAATGAAATTATGGGGGTGCAATAA
- a CDS encoding transketolase family protein, whose protein sequence is MGKATREAYGNALARIGKENTNIIVLDADLSKSTKTDTFKAVCPERFFNVGIAEQNLISVGAGLAAAGKIPFVSSFSMFATGRAFEQIRNAVCYPKLNVKVCATHAGITVGEDGATHQSLEDISCMRTLPNMTVVVPADERETEAVIEWAASYNGPVYVRLGRAGVDDVTTEGYSFVPGKSTILVDGSDVTIIACGALVGPAVEASKTLSESNISARVINMASIKPIDAEAIIKAAAETGAIVTAEEHNIIGGLGSAVSEVVVSNKPVPMEFVGVQDTFGESGTPKELMAKYGLTANDIVEAVKRVIARK, encoded by the coding sequence ATGGGTAAAGCAACACGTGAAGCATATGGTAATGCGCTAGCTCGCATTGGTAAAGAGAATACTAATATTATCGTACTAGATGCGGATTTATCCAAATCTACTAAAACAGATACATTTAAAGCTGTGTGCCCGGAACGTTTCTTTAACGTAGGTATTGCAGAGCAAAACTTGATTTCTGTTGGTGCTGGACTTGCAGCGGCAGGTAAGATTCCATTTGTATCATCTTTCTCCATGTTTGCTACAGGACGTGCATTTGAACAAATTCGCAATGCTGTATGCTATCCTAAATTAAACGTGAAAGTATGTGCTACACATGCGGGCATTACTGTTGGTGAGGATGGTGCAACGCACCAAAGTTTAGAGGATATTTCCTGTATGCGTACATTGCCAAATATGACTGTAGTGGTGCCTGCTGATGAGCGTGAAACAGAGGCTGTTATCGAATGGGCTGCATCTTATAACGGCCCAGTATACGTTCGTTTGGGGCGTGCTGGTGTAGATGATGTAACAACAGAAGGCTACTCATTTGTGCCAGGTAAATCTACTATTTTGGTAGATGGTTCTGATGTTACAATTATTGCTTGTGGTGCATTAGTTGGACCTGCTGTAGAGGCATCTAAAACTTTATCTGAATCTAATATATCTGCACGTGTTATTAATATGGCATCTATTAAACCTATTGATGCTGAAGCAATTATAAAAGCCGCTGCGGAAACTGGTGCTATCGTTACAGCTGAAGAACATAATATTATTGGTGGCCTCGGTTCTGCTGTATCTGAAGTAGTAGTATCTAATAAGCCTGTACCTATGGAATTCGTTGGTGTCCAAGATACATTTGGGGAGAGTGGAACACCAAAAGAACTAATGGCAAAGTATGGCTTAACTGCCAATGATATTGTAGAAGCCGTAAAACGTGTAATCGCTCGTAAATAA
- a CDS encoding glutamate-5-semialdehyde dehydrogenase: MNQYEKICKDMGQRAKTASFELAQLDQETLDSALLAIADAVEAQTDEIMAANELDLEKSVDYNLPRTMIDRLTLTPSRIALMAEGVRQVAALESPVGSIIETITRPNGLIIEKRSVPFGVIGIIFEARPNVTIDAGVLCLKTANATILRGGKEAFHTNQIIVSIMRNTLESLGINGDSIQLVEVLDRDLVGVLLQQREYIDVIIPRGGAGLIRRVVEDSSIPVIETGSGVCHTFVDEFADLEMALEIAVNAKVQRPSVCNSMETLLVHQAVAREFLPRLNIALLEYGVRIHGDEAVAQYMVNTIPLTEESFSTEYNDMDLNVRIVENLEEAIDHVNRYTTHHSEAIITDEPMRANVFMNLVDCSTVYHNASTRFTDGFEFGFGAEIGISTQKLHARGPMGLQALTSYKYFVFGEGQVRT, from the coding sequence ATGAACCAGTATGAAAAAATTTGTAAAGATATGGGCCAGAGAGCTAAAACGGCATCTTTTGAATTAGCCCAACTCGACCAAGAAACTTTAGATTCTGCATTGTTAGCAATTGCTGATGCTGTAGAAGCACAAACAGATGAAATTATGGCGGCTAATGAGTTAGACCTAGAAAAATCTGTTGACTATAATTTACCTCGAACTATGATAGATCGATTGACTTTGACACCTAGTCGCATTGCTTTAATGGCAGAAGGGGTGCGTCAAGTGGCTGCTCTTGAAAGTCCTGTAGGTTCCATTATAGAAACAATCACTCGTCCTAATGGTTTGATTATTGAAAAGCGATCCGTACCTTTTGGTGTAATTGGTATTATCTTTGAAGCCCGTCCTAATGTAACCATAGATGCAGGTGTTCTTTGTTTAAAGACAGCAAATGCTACAATTTTACGAGGTGGTAAGGAGGCATTTCACACGAATCAAATCATCGTGTCTATCATGCGGAATACCTTAGAGTCGTTAGGTATTAATGGTGACTCTATTCAACTCGTTGAGGTGCTTGATCGAGATCTGGTTGGAGTACTTTTACAACAACGGGAATATATTGATGTAATCATTCCACGTGGGGGTGCTGGACTTATTCGTCGTGTTGTAGAAGATAGTAGTATCCCTGTTATTGAAACTGGTAGCGGTGTATGTCATACCTTTGTTGATGAATTTGCTGATTTAGAGATGGCTTTAGAAATTGCAGTCAATGCTAAAGTCCAACGTCCATCTGTATGTAACTCTATGGAAACCTTACTAGTTCATCAAGCTGTGGCTAGAGAGTTTTTACCACGCCTTAATATAGCACTACTAGAATATGGTGTTCGTATTCATGGTGATGAGGCTGTAGCTCAATATATGGTAAATACAATTCCTCTAACAGAAGAGTCTTTCAGCACAGAATACAATGATATGGACTTAAATGTGCGTATCGTTGAAAATCTTGAAGAAGCTATTGATCATGTGAATCGGTATACTACACATCACTCTGAGGCTATTATCACAGATGAACCTATGCGTGCTAATGTGTTTATGAATTTAGTGGATTGCTCTACTGTGTATCATAATGCATCTACACGTTTTACAGATGGCTTTGAGTTTGGCTTTGGTGCTGAGATTGGCATTAGTACACAAAAACTCCATGCTCGAGGTCCTATGGGGTTACAGGCTCTAACATCTTATAAATATTTTGTATTTGGAGAAGGCCAAGTACGGACGTGA
- a CDS encoding murein hydrolase activator EnvC family protein — protein MNNSIFKSRFVAAILTGIVVLGTPLYIVAEDEDLTNQLDSIQQQVNQQNAKKADAETVIVSVSEQLRQIEEQLRQAQQQLDSIQQQRIAVENDITVNEKLLAEAQKRLEGREAVFYKRVRDIYINGRLSYLDVVIGSKDFTDFANRLEILKRIIDSDIKLIEEIKKERAEIAARKQALEQSRAKLVELEKAAAAKRAEIEQKKKEREVVLQKAQNDRATAMQAVEELNASSAQITALLKARQAERAAARAAAAAQQSSPTYSWVQGSGQLGWPVSGEITSPYGYRTHPIWGTTIYHSGIDIGVDEGTPVHAADGGTVAWSGWMGGYGYAVVIDHGNGMSTLYGHNSELAVSEGQDVGKGQVIAYAGSTGNSTGPHVHFEVRISGDPVDPMGYL, from the coding sequence ATGAATAATAGTATATTTAAATCTCGCTTCGTAGCGGCAATTTTGACTGGTATAGTGGTATTGGGAACACCATTATACATCGTTGCAGAGGACGAAGATTTAACAAATCAACTTGATTCAATTCAACAACAAGTTAATCAACAAAATGCTAAAAAGGCAGATGCTGAAACTGTAATAGTCAGTGTATCCGAACAGTTACGTCAAATCGAAGAACAATTACGTCAGGCTCAGCAACAATTGGATTCTATTCAACAACAACGTATAGCTGTTGAAAATGATATTACAGTGAATGAAAAATTACTTGCTGAAGCACAAAAGCGACTAGAAGGGCGAGAAGCCGTATTTTATAAGCGTGTACGTGATATTTATATTAATGGTCGTTTAAGTTACTTAGATGTAGTTATTGGATCTAAAGATTTTACAGACTTTGCTAATCGTTTAGAAATTTTAAAACGAATTATTGATTCTGATATTAAATTAATTGAGGAAATCAAAAAAGAGCGCGCTGAAATAGCGGCTCGAAAGCAAGCACTAGAACAGTCTCGCGCAAAACTAGTTGAGCTTGAAAAAGCAGCTGCGGCAAAACGAGCTGAAATAGAGCAAAAGAAGAAAGAACGTGAGGTAGTTCTTCAAAAGGCTCAAAATGATCGTGCTACAGCAATGCAAGCAGTAGAAGAATTAAATGCATCTTCTGCACAGATTACAGCGTTATTGAAAGCACGTCAAGCAGAGCGTGCCGCTGCTCGTGCTGCAGCAGCGGCTCAACAATCTTCACCAACTTACTCTTGGGTACAAGGGTCTGGTCAACTTGGGTGGCCTGTAAGTGGTGAAATTACCTCTCCATATGGCTATCGTACACATCCGATTTGGGGCACTACAATTTATCATTCTGGCATTGATATTGGTGTTGATGAAGGTACACCTGTTCATGCTGCAGATGGTGGTACTGTTGCTTGGTCGGGTTGGATGGGTGGCTATGGTTATGCCGTAGTTATCGATCATGGTAATGGCATGTCTACTCTTTATGGACATAATTCTGAACTTGCTGTCTCTGAAGGGCAAGATGTAGGTAAGGGTCAAGTTATTGCCTATGCTGGTAGCACAGGTAATAGTACAGGGCCACATGTACATTTTGAAGTTCGTATAAGTGGGGATCCTGTGGATCCTATGGGATATTTATAA
- the csaB gene encoding polysaccharide pyruvyl transferase CsaB codes for MSNIVISGYYGFGNAGDEAMLCAIIDAIRKEEADAHITVISGNPKETSKKHNINAVGTFSALGILKAIAHSDLVISGGGSLLQDATSIRNTYYYLSIMALAKLLGKKVMLYSQGIGPLNRSSTRRAVGFVLRFVDTITVRDSISKDELVSLGIEDVEVTADAVLAMQPADLSIGSHILKGYISKISEADEQRKRIGVAVRSWKEDTEYRESLANVLSRLQEQDNVEIIFIPMSHPEDTKEAKIIASYMPNGAIVLEGPFSTEQQVSLSGNVDLMIGIRLHALVFSSLMGKPVIGISYDPKITSFLHMIGQEPIGTMTHLREEALYQWCHKLLNSREEYQASYDRIESLRVDSQRNAEIAISLLKDY; via the coding sequence ATGAGTAATATTGTTATCTCTGGTTATTATGGCTTTGGTAATGCTGGTGATGAGGCCATGCTTTGTGCTATTATCGATGCTATTCGTAAAGAAGAGGCTGATGCACATATTACTGTAATTTCTGGTAATCCTAAAGAGACTAGTAAAAAGCATAATATTAATGCTGTAGGTACATTCTCTGCATTGGGTATCTTAAAAGCAATTGCTCATTCGGATCTTGTTATTAGTGGTGGTGGTAGTTTATTACAAGATGCTACTAGTATTCGCAATACTTACTATTACTTAAGTATTATGGCGTTAGCAAAGTTGCTTGGGAAAAAAGTAATGCTATACTCCCAAGGTATTGGTCCTTTAAATCGTTCATCAACACGTCGTGCCGTTGGATTTGTATTGCGTTTTGTAGATACTATTACAGTTAGAGATTCTATTTCAAAGGATGAACTAGTTTCTTTGGGAATTGAAGATGTAGAAGTTACTGCAGATGCGGTATTGGCCATGCAACCAGCAGATCTTTCAATTGGCTCTCATATTCTGAAAGGATATATTTCTAAAATATCTGAAGCAGATGAACAACGTAAACGAATTGGTGTAGCGGTTCGTAGTTGGAAAGAGGATACTGAGTATAGAGAATCCTTAGCTAATGTATTGAGCAGATTACAAGAACAAGATAATGTGGAAATTATCTTTATTCCTATGTCACATCCTGAGGATACAAAAGAGGCTAAGATCATTGCCAGCTATATGCCGAATGGCGCTATTGTGCTAGAAGGTCCGTTCTCTACAGAGCAACAAGTGTCATTATCTGGAAATGTGGACCTCATGATTGGTATACGTCTTCACGCTTTAGTTTTTAGTTCTTTAATGGGAAAACCAGTTATTGGTATTTCCTATGATCCTAAAATTACAAGCTTTTTACATATGATTGGTCAAGAGCCTATTGGCACAATGACTCATTTGCGTGAAGAAGCCTTATATCAATGGTGTCATAAATTGTTGAATTCTCGTGAGGAGTATCAAGCATCTTATGACCGCATTGAATCATTGCGTGTAGATTCCCAACGCAATGCAGAAATTGCTATTTCATTACTTAAAGATTATTAA